Genomic window (Tribolium castaneum strain GA2 chromosome 2, icTriCast1.1, whole genome shotgun sequence):
CAACCGGGGCCGGAGGCATGCGGTAAGTGTGATTTTCCGCCCGATTTCGCACCAGGAAAAACGCGCATTTTCCGCAGTCGAGGACAATTCAAAGCAATCTTTTCGGAAAAAAGTTTGGGATTATTTAGAGAAGAACAAGTTGGTGAACTTTCCGCGGCCCGCGTTCGGGCGCATCCCCAACTTCAAGGGGGCTGACAAGGCGGCTGCCCAGCTCCTGCAGCTCGAAGAGTTCAAAAACGCGAAATCGGTCGAGGTCAACCCGGACAAGCCGCTGGAGGCGGCCCGGAGCCTCGTCATCGAGAGCGATAAGACCCTCTACGTGCCCGTGCCCCGGCTGCAGGAGGGGCTGCTGAAGAAAATCGCGTTCTGCGAGGCCGACAAGCCGAAAAACGTCAAACAGACCGTTACGCGCTGGGGCATCGAGACCCTGGGCAAGGCGGTGGACTTCGGGGACGGCCTCCACATTGACCTGCTGGTCCTGGGGAGCGTGGCGGTGTCCAGGGACGGCCGCAGGATCGGCAAGGGGCGCGGGTACGCCGACCTGGAGTACGCGATCCTGAAGGAGATGAAGGCTGTTGATGACAACACCACGATTGTTACGACAGTGCATGATTCACAAGTCCGTCACGGTTATTTGAGGggatttgtcattttttgagtCAATATTTCAGGTGTTTGATTGTTTGCCAAgtgacatttttaaaaagtatgaCGTGCCTCTTGATTATATCCTGACTCCCACTCAAATTATCAAAGTTGAAAAGAAACTGACAAGACCCGAGGGAATTTATTGGGATATCTTGTCACAAAGGAGGCTCAGTCTCATGCccgttttacagaaaattaaGGAAATTCATCAAAGGTtagtacaaaaaattatcacgaGGATATGTCTTGCAGTTATCGGAATGTGAttgtagttttttgtgttttttctatGTTTGAAGGCTGTAGTTTTATGCCTtcagataattattatttattacccactaattattatttttttggcaaattagGTGTTTATTTACTTTGAACATTACACTGTCCAGTCTTGTTTTTACACAAGAGTGGGTGTATTTTTTCGTGCTTGaaataacgtttttttttgactcTGAGTATTTTTATTCCCAATTTCTTGTTcagtctacaaaaaaatgttcaatgGATTAAAGTCTGGGGCGTTTTGGGTTAGATCGCTTCGatttataagaattttttcgcttaaatttattcagtttaactaaaaaaaaaaaaacagatttctCTCTGATTTTGGTCGCCAGAACCTGGGTTCTTCTACGAGTCGTAACAACTTAAAATGCACGTCAAGCTAgtgaatatttatttaaaaaaaacaagtattttgtagaaagATAGGTTTTTTGTAACTTACAacctatttaaaaactactctAAAGCACTTGATATGTAACACAAAGTTAAACCAAAAACTGGAATAATATCTGACATCTCCTTTGGCTTTAATGACGGCTCAAATGTTCGCTAgcatatttttaacaaatttgtcACAGAATTATGGCGTTTTATTGTTCCaaatatgtttattttattttttaaatctttcaaTGACCACTAAGGAAAATTTCTAAgataactttttattttgtgccaaaaagaCACAATGATATTTAAATCAGCGATACTTGCTGGCCAAAACAACACTGtaagaattaataaattacaaaattgacATAATCGAAAAAGCAAGAaacaattacggcgaaactgtaactcttagagcaaaacggtttgttccatagTAAAGAGCAgattaaaatctttacaatAGAACtggtttttttttcgaaattttaaacttttgggaccaaatatttagaatttttttatttattttcccaattacggaaaaactattcaaaaaagtga
Coding sequences:
- the lost gene encoding methenyltetrahydrofolate synthase domain-containing protein, whose translation is MSAEGSVCEGEKPQPGPEACVEDNSKQSFRKKVWDYLEKNKLVNFPRPAFGRIPNFKGADKAAAQLLQLEEFKNAKSVEVNPDKPLEAARSLVIESDKTLYVPVPRLQEGLLKKIAFCEADKPKNVKQTVTRWGIETLGKAVDFGDGLHIDLLVLGSVAVSRDGRRIGKGRGYADLEYAILKEMKAVDDNTTIVTTVHDSQVFDCLPSDIFKKYDVPLDYILTPTQIIKVEKKLTRPEGIYWDILSQRRLSLMPVLQKIKEIHQSEGRDTTLKEEDTDVESEDKPRKYPKPRPKSNLAEQNELTDSGEKPRKRRFFRRTRSARITNENEDPGNKENNVTPPMKKKPRPFRRNPRRLQVDFSLVVSNIDKNVRVRHLKDALIDHGIKPNNITWRGYKGFCYLHYAKQVKKEADKIVEEKPFAVDNVIEILQTLKLNPESSNNLSVKVMEPITRIETTDVTAV